A portion of the Tachysurus vachellii isolate PV-2020 chromosome 14, HZAU_Pvac_v1, whole genome shotgun sequence genome contains these proteins:
- the rxfp3.3b gene encoding relaxin-3 receptor 1 — MPLASRLARLKAMEESGNVSFSNFSRLESAGTSSGSQAVRFSVSIVYSFVCAVGLVGNVLVFYLMRSRQGRRSSTINLFILNLAATDFQFVLVMPFWAVDTARDFSWPFGHVMCKVVLSVTVMNMYASVFFLTAMSITRYWAVASALKDRSRHYVCSGRWVSALLWLLATIATTPTIIFSTEKEVLGENLCLMSFPGGNHWLGLYHLQKVLLGFVFPMLIVCVCYVLLLRFLSLRSMNNNLQSRKTRVTRSVTVVVLSFFICWMPNQALTLWGVLVKLDVLHFDQTYYMVQTYIFPVTACLAHTNSCLNPVLYCLTRREFRKMLKDLFWRISSPSMSKSCQIRPFSASVKGEPEDSQAVIPLNVVESEQYRLSLFNVHCDTIPTAHGSL, encoded by the coding sequence ATGCCACTGGCTTCCAGACTGGCGCGGCTGAAGGCTATGGAAGAGTCTGGGAACGTGAGTTTCTCTAACTTTTCCAGGCTGGAGAGCGCGGGCACTTCGAGTGGCTCTCAAGCGGTGCGCTTCTCGGTGTCGATCGTCTACTCGTTTGTGTGCGCCGTCGGTCTGGTTGGCAACGTGTTGGTTTTTTACCTGATGAGGTCGCGGCAAGGCAGGAGGTCGTCCACGATCAACCTATTCATCCTGAACTTGGCGGCTACCGACTTCCAGTTTGTGCTGGTCATGCCCTTCTGGGCCGTGGACACGGCGCGTGATTTCAGCTGGCCGTTCGGCCACGTTATGTGCAAGGTGGTACTCTCTGTCACGGTGATGAACATGTACGCGAGCGTGTTCTTTCTCACGGCCATGAGCATTACGCGCTACTGGGCAGTTGCGTCGGCGCTGAAGGACCGCAGTCGGCACTACGTCTGCTCGGGTCGCTGGGTGAGCGCTCTGCTTTGGCTCCTCGCAACGATCGCCACAACACCCACCATCATCTTCTCCACGGAGAAAGAAGTGCTCGGGGAAAACCTGTGCTTGATGAGTTTCCCCGGTGGAAACCACTGGCTCGGCTTGTACCACTTACAGAAAGTTTTACTCGGCTTCGTTTTCCCTATGCTGATCGTGTGCGTGTGCTACGTGCTCCTCCTGCGCTTTTTAAGCCTTCGCAGCATGAACAACAACCTTCAGAGTAGGAAAACCAGGGTCACCAGATCAGTTACAGTCGTTGTGCTTTCGTTTTTCATCTGCTGGATGCCAAACCAAGCCTTGACTCTTTGGGGCGTCTTGGTGAAACTGGACGTCTTGCACTTTGATCAAACGTACTACATGGTCCAGACGTACATTTTCCCTGTGACGGCTTGCCTGGCGCACACCAACAGTTGCTTAAACCCGGTCTTGTACTGCCTCACCAGAAGGGAGTTTAGGAAAATGCTTAAAGACTTGTTTTGGAGGATTTCCTCTCCGTCGATGTCTAAGAGCTGCCAGATTCGCCCGTTTTCAGCCAGTGTTAAAGGAGAGCCTGAGGACAGCCAGGCAGTGATTCCACTCAATGTAGTAGAAAGCGAGCAGTACAGACTGTCTTTGTTTAATGTTCACTGCGACACCATCCCTACAGCTCATGGCTCGTTATAA